One genomic segment of Gasterosteus aculeatus chromosome 6, fGasAcu3.hap1.1, whole genome shotgun sequence includes these proteins:
- the npas4l gene encoding neuronal PAS domain-containing protein 4-like: MRDGQTGWTLFIRTRPRRGVIMTIWCTACQCDVSAPCTSHLVPEHQRSSFCRRFRSTKGASKARRDHINHEIRNMRALLPTTLEDQERLSYLHSMAAICAYIRKSVVFQGLPTGARSHSPPYEAFLQALHGFILVTTAQGRLVYVSENVDQYLGLSMIDVLQGDTFYDMVERSDIDVVKTHLEIEHNSPSERSFICRMQTSKAFKLRHGSCCSMMVKGSFKRFPQPWQPSSSARPTSQPLFVALCTPTVDRLQSSDSPSCDSFHSVHGLDMTFTQLSDSASCFLGYSTEEMAGRSWYSLVHPDDLSLSANSHRSLMRADEGFQAEMVLRLQCKDLSWTWIYIRAYKESDCQSIRCTNFIISETEARFLQKKITSDAFRPSPTPHFASQEVPHAETYGDPKCFKRRRTSSGQSEEPGHKARRASEQDFCHVASASSRGDGSPAPPGDSAALFTPPYSPASSSSTLQQEELSRDLLLDVHGYSDQLLSSPECSPSYYSYPEAVLTCHRSPSGSLASAAEQTFEQAAFGVFAARSPASSSSSSSPAYDFQACTADARLVPDCPSVSDLCDGAADCALHHDDFSVLQQTQEGGLVQVHHVPYHVLPAHSGLLTPGQSPNASETAHYNEREQAEISILAQQISSLASSFAMYRTHDALPPATTNAQPSGREWPCHPPIPSALPLKGELDLDDCVFDSILKDLDVGARKDCFSRPGVAAFGDQQGLLRCRIGSHESEPEPEPLCLSPTTTEDPLSAEQFIAMEPFGLQLGRHDRNTGLHQLNRYMQSPLQQDELAEENLY; the protein is encoded by the exons ATGAGGGACGGGCAGACCGGCTGGACACTCTTCATCCGGACCAGACCCCGCAGAG GTGTCATAATGACTATTTGGTGCACCGCCTGCCAGTGTGACGTCAGTGCTCCGTGCACGTCTCATCTCGTGCCCGAGCATCAGCGCAGCTCCTTCTGCAGGAGGTTCAG ATCCACCAAAGGAGCGTCCAAAGCCCGGCGGGACCACATCAATCATGAGATCAGGAATATGCGCGCTCTGTTGCCCACCACCCTGGAGGACCAGGAGCGTCTCTCCTACCTGCACTCCATGGCCGCCATCTGCGCCTACATCAGGAAGTCTGTTGTCTTCCAGG GACTCCCGACTGGGGCGAGATCACACTCTCCGCCGTACGAGGCCTTTCTTCAAGCCCTGCACGGCTTCATCCTGGTCACCACGGCACAAGGGAGGCTGGTCTACGTGTCCGAGAATGTAGACCAATACCTCGGTCTGTCCATg atAGACGTGCTGCAAGGAGACACTTTCTACGACATGGTGGAACGCTCGGACATTGATGTCGTGAAAACGCACCTGGAGATTGAACACAACTCGCCATCAG AGAGGAGCTTTATATGCCGTATGCAAACCTCCAAGGCCTTCAAGCTGCGTCACGGCAGCTGCTGTTCCATGATGGTCAAAGGGAGCTTCAAGAGGTTCCCTCAGCCGTGGCAGCCCTCCTCTTCAGCCCGTCCCACCAGCCAGCCTCTCTTTGTGGCCCTCTGCACCCCCACGGTCGaccgcctgcagagctccgactCCCCCTCCTGTGACAGCTTCCACAGTGTCCACGGACTCGATATGACCTTCACTCAGCTGTCAGACAG CGCCTCCTGTTTTTTGGGGTATTCGACTGAAGAAATGGCCGGTCGATCATGGTACAGTCTTGTCCACCCTGATGATCTTTCCTTGAGTGCCAATTCTCATAGAAGTTTGA TGCGGGCAGATGAGGGCTTCCAGGCAGAGATGGTGCTCAGACTCCAATGCAAGGATCTGTCGTGGACCTGGATCTACATCCGAGCCTACAAGGAGTCTGACTGCCAGAGCATCCGCTGCACCAACTTCATCATCAG TGAAACGGAGGCCCGATTTCTCCAGAAGAAAATCACCAGCGACGCCTTCAGGCCATCGCCCACGCCGCATTTTGCAAGTCAGGAGGTGCCTCACGCCGAGACCTATGGCGACCCCAAGTGTTTTAAAAGACGGAGGACGTCCAGCGGGCAAAGCGAGGAGCCGGGCCACAAGGCCAGGAGGGCGAGCGAGCAGGACTTCTGCCATGTGGCGAGCGCCTCCTCCCGAGGCGACGGCTCGCCCGCTCCCCCTGGAGACAGCGCTGCTCTCTTCACCCCTCCCTACAGCccagcctcctccagctccactctgcagcaggaggagctcaGCCGTGACCTCCTGCTGGATGTGCATGGATACAGCGATCAGCTGCTGTCCTCCCCTGAGTGCTCTCCCTCCTATTACTCGTACCCGGAGGCGGTGCTCACCTGTCACCGATCACCCTCCGGCTCCCTGGCTTCAGCCGCTGAGCAGACATTTGAGCAGGCTGCCTTCGGCGTGTTCGCCGCCCGCTccccagcctcctcctcctcctcctcatcgccgGCCTATGATTTCCAAGCTTGCACGGCCGACGCTCGATTAGTCCCTGACTGCCCGTCCGTGTCGGACTTGTGCGATGGCGCGGCGGACTGCGCGCTGCATCACGACGACTTCAGCGTCCTCCAGCAGACGCAAGAGGGAGGCCTTGTCCAGGTGCACCATGTCCCCTACCACGTCTTACCCGCACATTCCGGTCTTCTCACCCCCGGCCAATCGCCCAACGCCAGCGAGACGGCACATTACAACGAGAGGGAGCAGGCAGAGATCAGCATTCTGGCTCAGCAGATCTCCTCCCTGGCAAGTAGCTTCGCCATGTACCGCACGCACGACGCCCTCCCACCCGCAACCACCAACGCGCAGCCCTCGGGCCGCGAGTGGCCCTGTCATCCTCCGATCCCCTCGGCGCTGCCTCTTAAGGGCGAGCTGGACCTCGATGACTGCGTGTTCGACAGCATCCTTAAAGACCTGGACGTGGGCGCGAGGAAAGATTGCTTTTCCCGCCCCGGCGTCGCGGCGTTCGGGGACCAGCAGGGTCTGCTGCGCTGCAGGATCGGGTCTCACGAGTCGGAGCCGGAGCCGGagcccctctgcctctccccgACCACCACGGAGGACCCGCTGTCCGCGGAGCAGTTCATCGCCATGGAACCCTTCGGTTTGCAGTTGGGACGCCATGACCGAAACACTGGGTTGCATCAACTCAACCGCTATATGCAGAGTCCCCTTCAGCAAG ATGAACTTGCAGAAGAAAACCTGTACTGA
- the klhdc3 gene encoding kelch domain-containing protein 3, which produces MLRWSVHLEGGPRRVNHAAVAVGHKVYSFGGYCSGEDYETLRQIDVHVFNTVSLRWMKLPPVRMGGGHERVREVPYMRYGHTAVLLDDVIYLWGGRNDTEGACNVLYAFDVNTHRWFTPKISGTLPGARDGHSSCVLGKAMYIFGGYEQLADCFSNDIHKLDTITMVWSLINARSTPARWRDFHSATIIGTKMFVFGGRADRFGPFHSNNEIYCNKIKVFDTQTNCWLSTLTTQPLPEGRRSHSAFSYKGELYIFGGYNARLDRHFNDLWKFNPETLSWTKVEPKGKGPCPRRRQCCCMVGDRIILFGGTSPCPEQGMGDEFNLMDHSDLYILDFSPNLKMLCKIAVIQYSLEQSGLPHDLRWELAAMTTNSNISRPIFSSHG; this is translated from the exons ATGTTGCGCTGGTCGGTGCACCTGGAAGGAGGGCCGCGGAGAGTCAACCATGCTGCTGTGGCGGTGGGGCACAAGGTGTACTCCTTTGGAGGCTACTGCTCCGGGGAAGACTACGAGACGCTCCGTCAAATTGATGTGCATGTCTTTAACACAG TGTCTCTGCGCTGGATGAAGTTGCCTCCAgtgaggatgggaggaggacACGAACGCGTCCGCGAAGTGCCGTATATGCGTTACGGCCACACCGCTGTGCTGCTGGACGACGTTATCTACCTCTGGGGTGGCCGCAACGACACGGAGGGGGCCTGCAATGTGCTTTATGCCTTTGATGTCA ACACCCACAGATGGTTCACCCCCAAGATTTCGGGGACCCTTCCGGGGGCAAGGGACGGCCACTCCTCCTGCGTCCTGGGGAAGGCAATGTATATATTTGGAGGTTACGAGCAGCTG GCTGACTGCTTCTCCAATGACATCCACAAGCTGGACACCATCACCATGGTTTGGTCATTAATTAATGCCAGG AGCACTCCGGCACGCTGGAGGGACTTCCACTCGGCCACCATCATCGGGACGAAGATGTTTGTGTTCGGAGGGCGAGCGGACCGCTTCGGTCCCTTCCACTCCAACAACGAGATCTACTGCAACAAGATCAAAGTGTTCGATACGCAGACCAACTGCTGGCTGAGCACGCTGACCACACAGCCGCTGCCAGAGGGACGGAGGAGTCATTCAgcct TTTCCTATAAAGGGGAGCTGTACATATTTGGCGGATACAATGCACGTCTGGACCGGCACTTCAATGACCTCTGGAAATTCAATCCAG AAACCCTTTCCTGGACGAAGGTGGAACCGAAGGGGAAAGGCCCGTGTCCTCGGAGACGCCAGTGCTGTTGTATGGTTGGGGATCGAATCATTCTCTTTGGAGGAACCAG CCCCTGTCCGGAGCAAGGAATGGGTGACGAATTCAACCTCATGGATCATTCTGACCTGTATATCTTAGACTTCA gCCCTAATTTGAAGATGTTATGCAAAATAGCTGTTATTCAATACAGTCTGGAGCAGTCAGGACTCCCACATGATCTCAG GTGGGAACTGGCGGCCATGACCACCAACAGCAACATCAGCAGGCCCATCTTCTCGTCCCACGGCTGA